In Triticum urartu cultivar G1812 chromosome 6, Tu2.1, whole genome shotgun sequence, the following proteins share a genomic window:
- the LOC125517129 gene encoding phospholipase D delta-like, whose amino-acid sequence MSSMADDGERLELLHGDLDLTIHEACGLPNMDVLSTILRRLCIRPRRLPSRNIDADTDADSPLRRRRRRRQKPRGRHSIVPTSDPYAVVAVSGPDGPDTTLARTYVVRNSEAPDWSARIRIPLAHEASRLVLQVRDSDPFGSDLIGFATLPAATLLDGKPIADAWLPLLRPDGRGPPKPNSAIRVSLTFTPASSSPSRRRRFGGVPAYFPARRGCELKLYQDAHVAVGAPCSYERGRCWEDVCMAVLGAQKLVYVAGWAVGARVRLLREEMSPEMAEKAAEVRALARVEVEKMALGDLLKYKSQEGVRVCLLVSDHHDTPLHPSFFLNTGGMMQTSGEDTKKFFKQSSVICVLSHRYPRSKVDMAKQKVVGTPYAHNQKSILVDTPASEATRRITAFLGGLDLAAGRYDTPAHRLFGDLDTVFRGDIHNPTLGDAAGENGPRLPWHDMHCRLDGAAAYDVLKNFEQRWRRATAKHLKASKHGKDDALLKLQRIPWILSPVVADGEDDALRVLPEDDPRCWHAQVFRSVDAGSVKGFPRSWETEEMEARHLLCDKSLAVEQSIHAAYVAAIRAADRFVYLETERFLGSSYAWPAPFRHPGAGNLVPMEIALKAASKIRAGEDFAAYVVLPMWPAAEGPPGSAPAQEALFWQGKTMQAMYEVVASAIVEAGASGRAHPQDYLNFYCLGNREQAPADLYGRAAETGTSPAALARRHGRFMVYVHSKGMVVDDEYVLLGSANVNQRSLSGSRDTEIAVGAHQPHHTGRRPRGQVHRYRMSLWEEHLGGLAEVLKAPESPECVRLVNQVARENWDRYTDEGEVVETMQGHLMKYPVEVDHDGSVWPLTGHEFFPDVGGRVLGSTNKFPDHLTM is encoded by the exons ATGTCGTCCATGGCCGACGACGGCGAGCGGCTCGAGCTCCTCCACGGCGACCTCGACCTGACCATCCACGAGGCGTGCGGCCTCCCCAACATGGACGTCCTCTCCACCATCCTCCGCCGGCTCTGCatccggccccgccgcctccccAGCCGCAACATCGACGCCGACACCGACGCCGACAgccccctccgccgccgccgccgccgccgccaaaagcctcgcGGCCGCCACAGCATCGTGCCGACCTCCGACCCCTACGCCGTCGTCGCCGTCTCGGGGCCGGACGGCCCGGACACCACGCTCGCGCGCACCTACGTCGTCCGCAACTCCGAGGCCCCGGACTGGTCGGCGCGCATACGCATCCCCCTCGCGCACGAGGCCTCCCGCCTCGTCCTCCAGGTCAGGGACTCCGACCCCTTCGGCTCCGACCTCATCGGCTTCGCCACCCTCCCGGCCGCAACCCTCCTCGACGGCAAGCCCATCGCGGACGCCTGGCTCCCGCTGCTCCGCCCGGACGGCCGCGGCCCGCCGAAACCCAACTCCGCCATCCGCGTCTCCCTCACCTTCACCCCCGCATCGTCGTCGCCCTCCCGGCGGCGCCGCTTCGGCGGCGTGCCGGCGTACTTCCCGGCGCGGCGCGGGTGCGAGCTGAAGCTGTACCAGGACGCGCACGTGGCGGTGGGGGCGCCGTGCTCGTACGAGCGCGGGCGGTGCTGGGAGGACGTGTGCATGGCGGTGCTGGGGGCGCAGAAGCTGGTGTACGTGGCGGGGTGGGCGGTGGGCGCGAGGGTGCGGCTGCTGCGGGAGGAGATGTCGCCGGAGATGGCGGAGAAGGCGGCGGAGGTGAGGGCGCTGGCCCGCGTGGAGGTGGAGAAGATGGCGCTGGGGGATCTGCTCAAGTACAAGTCGCAGGAGGGCGTCCGCGTCTGCCTCCTCGTCTCTGACCATCACGACACTCCCCTGCACCCCAGCTTCTTCCTAAACACG GGAGGCATGATGCAAACTAGTGGCGAAGACACGAAGAAGTTTTTCAAACAATCATCTGTGATTTGTGTACTCTCGCATCGCTACCCTAGAAGCAAAGTCGATATGGCCAAGCAAAAG GTGGTGGGCACGCCGTACGCGCACAACCAGAAGAGCATCCTCGTCGACACGCCGGCGTCCGAGGCCACCCGCCGGATCACGGCTTTTCTGGGCGGCCTCGACCTCGCCGCTGGCCGATACGACACCCCGGCCCACCGGCTCTTCGGGGACCTCGACACCGTCTTCCGGGGGGACATCCACAACCCCACGCTCGGCGACGCCGCCGGGGAGAACGGGCCCCGTCTGCCGTGGCACGACATGCACTGCCGCCTCGACGGCGCCGCCGCGTACGACGTCCTCAAGAACTTCGAGCAGCGGTGGCGGAGGGCGACGGCCAAGCACTTGAAGGCGTCCAAGCACGGGAAGGACGATGCCCTGCTGAAGCTCCAGCGCATCCCCTGGATCCTCAGCCCGGTCGTCGCCGACGGCGAAGATGACGCCCTGCGCGTCCTGCCGGAGGATGACCCCCGGTGCTGGCACGCGCAGGTGTTCCGGTCGGTGGACGCCGGGTCGGTGAAGGGGTTCCCGCGCTCCTGGGAGACGGAGGAGATGGAGGCGCGGCACCTGCTCTGCGACAAGAGCCTGGCCGTGGAGCAGAGCATCCACGCGGCGTACGTGGCGGCGATCCGCGCCGCCGACCGGTTCGTGTACCTCGAGACCGAGCGCTTCCTGGGGTCGTCGTACGCGTGGCCGGCGCCGTTCCGGCACCCGGGCGCCGGCAACCTGGTGCCGATGGAGATCGCGCTGAAGGCGGCGAGCAAGATCAGGGCCGGGGAGGACTTCGCGGCGTACGTGGTGCTGCCGATGTGGCCGGCGGCGGAGGGGCCGCCTGGGTCGGCGCCGGCGCAGGAGGCCCTCTTCTGGCAGGGGAAGACGATGCAGGCGATGTACGAGGTCGTCGCGTCGGCGATCGTGGAGGCCGGGGCCAGCGGCAGAGCGCACCCGCAGGACTACCTCAACTTCTACTGCCTCGGCAACCGCGAACAGGCACCGGCGGATCTGTACGGACGGGCGGCGGAGACGGGGACGAGCCCGGCGGCGCTGGCGCGGAGGCACGGACGGTTCATGGTGTACGTGCACTCCAAGGGGATGGTCGTGGACGACGAGTACGTGCTCCTCGGCTCCGCGAACGTCAACCAGCGCTCCCTCTCCGGCTCCCGCGACACCGAGATCGCCGTCGGCGCGCACCAGCCGCACCACACCGGCCGGCGGCCGCGCGGGCAGGTGCACCGGTACAGGATGTCGCTGTGGGAGGAGCACCTGGGCGGGCTGGCTGAGGTTCTGAAGGCGCCGGAGTCGCCGGAGTGCGTGAGGCTGGTGAATCAGGTGGCCCGGGAGAACTGGGACAGGTACACGGACGAGGGGGAGGTGGTGGAGACGATGCAGGGGCACCTGATGAAGTATCCGGTGGAGGTGGACCACGACGGCAGCGTGTGGCCGCTGACGGGGCACGAGTTCTTCCCCGACGTCGGCGGCAGGGTCCTAGGCTCCACCAACAAGTTTCCCGATCATCTCACCATGTAG
- the LOC125515860 gene encoding serine/threonine-protein kinase STY46-like — MAVEEPSPPPAADSSAPRPQQPEVGAGGRRTDKQGRRLEVYKEVLARLRASGGVEISPAFQDALWAHFHRLPARYALDVNAERAEDVVTHQRLLEEARDPARRPALSVRVVQVSRIIDGDMDDSCDHEMEMVPSSHLPSQMVHPPPAFGSSSNLEALALEANESDVGSSNNDDDNSVHLVSRPMHEIAFASTDKPKLLSQLTCLLGELGLDIQEAHAFSTIDGYSLDVFVVTGWRLVGTKQLQEKIMEKFRSVEAQACTVSSASSPSLEGLQGGESRPTSTSVQIPSDGADVWEIDLKLLKFGNKVASGSNGDLYRGSYCIQDVAIKVVRPERISADMYQDFAQEVYIMRKVRHRNVVQFIGACTRQPNLYIITDFMSGGSVYDYLHKKGSSFKLPEILRVATDISKGMSYLHQNNIIHRDLKTANLLMDENKVVKVADFGVARVKDTSGVMTAETGTYRWMAPEVIEHKPYDHKADVFSFGIVLWELLTGKIPYDYLTPLQAAIGVVQKGIRPTIPKDTNPKLAELLQKCWHRDSTERPDFSQILEILQRLSKEVGADGDGRQKTKSGFLSALKRSH; from the exons ATGGCCGTGGAGgagccctcgccgccgccggccgccgacTCGTCCGCGCCGCGGCCGCAGCAGCCGGAGGTCGGGGCGGGGGGACGGCGGACGGACAAGCAGGGCCGGCGCCTCGAGGTGTACAAAGAGGTGCTCGCCCGCCTCCGCGCCTCCGGCGGCGTCGAGATCTCGCCGGCCTTCCAGGACGCGCTCTGGGCGCACTTCCACCGCCTGCCCGCCCG GTACGCGCTGGATGTGAACGCGGAGAGGGCGGAGGACGTGGTGACGCACCAGCGGCTGCTCGAGGAGGCGCGCGACCCGGCGCGCCGGCCCGCCCTGTCGGTGCGCGTTGTACAG GTATCTAGGATTATTGATGGTGATATGGATGATTCCTGTGATCATGAGATGGAGATGGTTCCTTCTAGTCACTTGCCCAGCCAAAT GGTTCACCCCCCTCCTGCATTCGGCTCGTCCTCCAATCTAGAGGCACTAGCTCTCGAAGCAAATGAGTCTGATGTCGGTAGCAGCAATAACGACGATGATAATAGCGTTCATCTCGTCTCCAG GCCAATGCATGAGATAGCATTTGCATCAACTGATAAGCCAAAGCTACTTAGTCAG CTGACTTGTTTGCTTGGTGAGCTCGGTCTTGACATCCAAGAAGCACACGCATTTTCAACAATCGATGGCTACTCACTGGATGTATTCGTTGTCACCGGTTGGCGTCTTGTG GGTACTAAACAGCTGCAAGAAAAGATAATGGAGAAATTTCGCAGTGTTGAG GCACAAGCTTGTACAGTATCAAGCGCATCATCACCTTCATTGGAAGGCCTGCAAGGTGGAGAGAGTAGGCCCACATCTACCAGTGTGCAAATACCATCAGATGGAGCAGATGTTTGGGAAATAGACCTGAAGCTGCTCAAGTTTGGGAACAAGGTTGCATCTGGATCAAACGGTGACCT GTACCGTGGATCATACTGCATCCAGGATGTGGCCATTAAAGTAGTGAGACCTGAGCGCATCAGTGCAGATATGTACCAAGATTTTGCGCAGGAAGTGTACATTATGAG AAAGGTTCGTCACAGGAATGTTGTGCAGTTTATCGGTGCCTGTACAAGACAGCCCAACTTATATATTATAACAG ACTTCATGTCAGGAGGGAGTGTATACGATTACCTCCATAAAAAGGGCAGTTCCTTCAAGCTCCCAGAAATACTAAGAGTGGCAACAGACATCTCTAAAGGAATGAGCTACCTGCATCAGAACAACATAATTCACCGAGATCTCAAGACTGCAAATCTTCTCATGGATGAAAACAAG GTTGTAAAGGTTGCGGATTTCGGTGTTGCACGTGTGAAAGATACTTCCGGAGTGATGACTGCGGAGACTGGAACTTACCGTTGGATGGCCCCTGAG GTCATAGAGCATAAGCCGTATGATCACAAGGCAGATGTTTTTAGCTTTGGCATTGTTCTATGGGAGCTTTTAACCGGCAAG ATTCCTTATGATTATCTAACTCCACTGCAAGCAGCAATAGGTGTTGTTCAGAAG GGCATCAGGCCGACGATTCCGAAGGATACCAATCCCAAGCTAGCAGAGCTGCTTCAGAAATGTTGGCACAGAGATTCAACCGAGAGGCCTGATTTCTCCCAGATCTTGGAGATCCTTCAGAGACTCTCCAAAGAG GTGGGAGCCGACGGCGACGGCCGGCAGAAAACGAAGTCGGGCTTCCTTTCGGCGCTGAAGAGGAGCCACTGA